The sequence TTTCTTGTTCAATTTAATCTCTTCCCCTTTCAAAACTAAAGTTGTAAAAAATACAAGGTTTCCCCATATAAACAGCGAAATCATTCTTTCATTAATTTCCCTAATTATATTTACCTCTATAAGATTTCTCACAATCTTATCCAGGTCTTCAATTATATATTTATCTCTCATACTCCTTAATTCGTTATAGAAGGTTTTATCTCCAAGTGAAAGTCCATTTAAAACTAAACTACCCAACTTACTTGCAAGTTCCCAGTTATCAAAATAATCATATACAAAAGCTCTCAAACTTAATATGCTATTGAAATCCTTGCCAGACCAAAGTATTTCAGACAACTTCCTAAAAGCATACTCTATAGTCGAATAAAATAAATCTTTTTTAGAATTAAAGTACAGATATACTGTCCCTTTTCCTATATCTGCTTCCTTTGCAATATCACTTATCCTGACTTGAGAGTATCCTTTTTGGGAAAAATATTCAAGTGATACTTTCAAAATTTTATCTTCTATATCCATATCTCCACACTATGACCAATCAGTCATTTTTTAAATTTTAACCTACAAAATTTGTTTTGTAAATATCACATTATATTCAATTGTTTAAAAATATTATATTTATATAATATTAACATAAATGAATACATTTTAGGCTAAAATTAATTTTGCTTTTATATTTGAAATTTTACAAAAACTTAAATACAAAAATTACTTTAAATTAGCTAAAAATTATTTTCAATTTTAGCATAAATTACTAAAATCAGGTTATTTTAAAAAATATAACTAACATCATTGAAACAATTGACAGCATCCTTTAAATATTGTAATTTAGGAATAAAGCCGAAGTGGCGAAATGGCAGACGCGCTACGTTCAGGGCGTAGTGAGGTATAACCTCATGTGGGTTCAAATCCCACCTTCGGCACCAAGAATTCCTATAAAAAATGAGGTAAGGAATGGCTATACATATTAGTGCTGATGCAAAATCTTATATTGCTAAAAATGGAAATACAATATACTTTGATGACTATCCTACAATTGGAACCTGTGTAGGAGATATTAAATTTCCTCCATCAGTTAAATTGGGTACTCCTAAAGACTCCTCAAAGTTTGAAGTTACAAAAATAGACACGGTAATTATATATCTTCCAAAAGATATTCAGTATAATCGAGATTTGACGATTAAGCTTAAAAAAACTTTGGGCAAATATCAACTGGTAATCGACGGTTGGAAATACGTTTGACTTTTCAAATTTTTTGTTATATATTTTCTCTAACATCAACGCCGAGGTGGTGAAATTGGCAGACGCGCTGGACTCAAAATCCAGTATCCTCACGGATGTGTGGGTTCGAGTCCCACCCTCGGCACCAATTTTTAATTCTATGATTTTATCAATTCTTCAAATTTTTCCTCTGGCATAGGTTTTGCCAAAAGAAAGCCTTGAACGTACTCGCATCCTAATTCTTCCAATATTTTTAGTTGATCTAAAGTCTCTACTCCTTCAGCAATAGTTTTTAGATTAAGTCTCTTGTTCAAAAATATTATGCTCTCAACAATCGATTTTGCCCTAATATCCTTTTCTATATTATTTAGAAACGATTTATCGATTTTCAAGGAATCAAGCTTAAGCCTGTAAAGATAGTTAAAAGAAGAAAAACCAGTACCAAAATCATCCAAAGATATAGAAATACCTTCTCTATCGAATTTCTTTAGCATAATTAAGCAGCGCTCAAAATCCTCAACAAATGTTCTTTCAACGAGTTCTATACCAAACATTCTTCTGCGAACTTCATACTTTTTAATGGTATAAATTACATATTTCCTAAAATTTTCATCTTTAAAACTTCGTTCAGATAGATTTATTGAGATTGGCACTATATTTTTCTCTCTTTTTTCCCAATCCATTAATTTATTGCAAACGTTGTCAACTACAAACCTCTCAACGTCACTTATTCGGCCCATTTCTTCTAATATAGGAATAAATTCCATAGGCAAAATCACTTGACCATTATTTTTCCATCTAAGTAGCGCCTCTGCACCAACTATACTTTTGTCCTTTATCGAAAATATTGGCTGATAATAAAGAATAAATTCTTTATTAATAATAGCTCTCTCTAATCTTGACTTCAGATCAAGTTTCATCCTTGCTCTTTGCTCAAAATCTTTCTTATAAAACCCTATTTTTCTATCTTTACTGCCTTTAATGCTAGCCAATCCAATATTAGCTCTTTCAAGAAGAGTTTGTGCATTTTCGCCATCATTTGGGAAAAAACTAACTCCGTAGTTAAAGAAAACTAAGATCTCATTTCTTTTTGAAATTTCATAAGGTTTCTCAAGGGCCAGATTAAGCTTTGAAATTATATTTAAAACATCTTCTAAAGTCGCAATATCTTTTAATAAAACAACAAACATATCTGACTCTAATTTTCCTATTAAATCATATTCTCTTAGAGTTTTCTTGATTCTATCAGCTATTTCACATAAAATTAAATCCCCTGCATAAAATCCATAAGCTTGATTTATTGAAGAAAAACCAATTGGGTTTATTATACAAACGCTAGCAAGCTTTTTCTCATATTTTGCAATACTAATAAATTCATTGGCACTTTCAATAAATTTATTTCTGTTTAATAGACTCGTTAAAGGATCGTAGTCCTTTAATCTTTTTAAACTATCCTCAAGAGATTTTGCCTGAGTAATATCTTTGCCTACTGCAATATAAAATCTTATTTCACCTCTGATCAGAAATGGTGTAATTGTAGTATAACTGTAAACCCTTTCACCAGATTTAGATTTATAGATAAAAAGATCAGCAAATCTTTGGCCATTTCTAATAGTTCTATAAAACCTTCTTGCAAATCCCAGGCCCTGTGATCTTGAAGATATGATTGAATGATGCTTACCTATCAGCTCATCTTTGGTATACCCAAATATCTTCTGAGTGTTGTCGTTTACATAAACTATTTTAAAGTTTTTATCCGTAATCATCACAAAATCGCTTCCAGAGTTAAGGGCAGTAGAAGTCATAGCATTAAATCTTTCCATTTCAATCTTTCCTAAAGCAAAACTTATATCAGTACCTATTTCATTTAAAAGTCTTAATATATCTGGAGTAAAAAAATCTTTTTTAGCAGAACAACAAAATATTGAACCAATAACTTTATTATTTTTAAAAATTGGTATTGAAGCAGAAGAACTCAAAAAACCATAACATTTAAATTTTTCCTTGATTTCTTCAGTTTTTAAAGAGATGGTCAGATCATTATAATAAATAATTTCTTTATTTTGTATAGAAATTGCACTAATAAAACCCTTTTCTATTAAAATAGATAATTCTTCTTTATAACTTTCTTCAATAAACTTCAAAAAGTCATCATATTGATTATCTAAACCATCTTCTTGATAATAGAAACTATGGATCTTTAACTTGTTTTCCTCATCAATTATAACAAAGAAAACAATTGAAAACCCTGCATCTTTTACTAAGATTTCATTAACCGTTTGATACAAATCTCTGATAGAGTCAGTTCTAATAATCAGTTGATTTATATCTGAAAGAGTTATATATAATCTTGTTAGCTCTGATATCCTTTCTTGTTGAAGCTTTTCCTTAGTAATATCCCTTGAAAGTTCCACAAATCTATAAACTTTGTTGTCAAAGAAAACAGGAATAAAGATTGTATCCAGGTAAAATATATTTTTATTTTTAGTCTGTCTTATAAGTTCACACTCACATCTTTCTCCCCGAGAAATCCTATCAAACAGTTCTTTACAAAAATCCTCCGGATAAAAATCAGGAATAAACATTGATAATTTATTCCCCACGACCTCATCTACACTATAGCCAGAAATTCTTTCAACAGCTTTATTCACGTGCAAAATTGTCCCAGTTTCATCTGCTATTAGAAACCATTCTGGAGACTCTTTTATCGCTTCACTAAGTAGTTTTATATTCTTCTCCTTATCAATTTTTTCTAAAGCAAAGGAGATATCACTCTTTATTTCATCAAGAATTTCCATATATTCTTCACTGAACAAATCTGGCGTCCTGGAATATATTACTAATACAAATTCAACTTTACCGCTTTTATATAGGGGTATGGAACAAGCAGAACGAATGCCATGTTTTTTGTAATATGTTACCCATGGTTTCATTGATTCAGACTCTAAGGTATCAGAAACCAGAAAAACCTTTCCTGTTCTATAGGCATTTCCTACTGTTCCTCTGTCCTCAGGAATTCTTTCATCAACTGAAATGGTAACCTTTTTAAAGTCCTCCACAAGAATCTCAGGAGTATTCTTCGCAAAAAACTTCAATCTAAAAAGTTTGTTAGAATCTATGTCACCAAGAAAGGCACCTACATAATTGAGTTTATCAACTAACAAATCACACAAAGATTGAAAAAGCTTATTTTCCCTGTCTGTTTTTATAATAAGCCTATTAATTTCTTTTATCGTGTAAAAAATTGCTTCAAGATTTTTTTCTTTAGATATTATCTCTATTACGCCACCAATTTCAACAAACCTTTCGTCCCTGGATAAAATTATCATATTAATTTTAAGCCATATATAATTTCCATCATTAGTTTTAAAACGCAATTTACACTGCGAATTCTCTCCTATCCCTAAAGATAAAAAATTTTCAAAAAATTTCATCCTATCATCTGGATGCACATTTTCTACAAAAAGATTGTTTTCGACTAATCTTTCACTACTAAACCCGCCTATAGCTTTGTCCTTAAAGTTATCAAAAAAATTTAAGCTATATATTATTGGACTTCTGTTTTTAACGATAAACCTAGAAGTAAAAGCAACTCCTGAAAGACTATTAATAATCGATAAAAAAATATTATTATCCATATTAAATGCTTAATTTCATTGTTTTCCTCTATGAATCATTTATATTAATTACCAGAAGGAATTCTTGCTTCATTAGATAGTCTCTTTATGAATTCTTCTATGCTTATTTGTCCTTCATCGTTCATGCCTCTTGTTCTAAGCGATACTAACTTAGCCTCATATTCTTTTTTCCCTATTACCAATATATACGGAATCCTATTTAGTTCCGCATCTCTTATTCTATATTTCAAGGTTTCATTCCTTTTATCAATTTTAGCTCTATAACCCTCGTCAGACAGCCTTTTTCTAACCTGAGAAGAATATTCTAATAGTTCTGGGTCTTCTTTAACCGGTATAATCATTATTTGTATAGGAGAAAGCCATGCTGGGAACATTCCTGCGTAATTTTCTATTAGAGCTCCGAGAAATCTTTCCATACTTCCAACTACAGTTCTGTGAATCATCACAGGTCTTTTTTTAGTGCCATCTTTATCAGCATATTCAAGATTAAACCTTTCTGGGAGTGCAAAATCTACCTGAATAGTTGGACCAGTCCACTTTCGCCCGAGTGCATCTATTAACTCTACCTGAATCTTTGGCCCATAAAACGCACCGTCTCCTTCAATTATTTCGAACTCAATGTTTTTTTGTTTTAGAGCACTAATCAATGAATTCGTAGCAAGATTCCATTGCTCATCAGTACCTATTGAACCATCAGGCCTAGTACCTACCGACACTACATATTTGAAGCCAAAAAGTTCCATCATATCTTTTGCAAAATTAAGAACTCCTATTATTTCATCCTGAAGCTGTTCATCTGTACAAAATATATGCGCATCATCCTGGGTAAAACCTCTAACTCTCAAAAGACCATGTAACGCTCCCGATCTCTCAAATCTATACACTGTTCCAAGTTCAAAAAATCTTATAGGCAAATCCCTATAACTTCTTGTTTTAGAATTATATATCATCATATGACCAGGGCAATTCATAGGCTTTACTGCATACTCCTGACCATCATTTTCAAATATATACATATTTTCTTTATAAAAATCAAAATGCCCTGAAATTTTCCAAATCTTTAAATTCATCATATGAGGAGTATAAACTATTTCATAGCCCCTCTTAACGTGCTCCTTTCTTAAATAGTCTTCAATAATAGTCCTAATAACTCCTCCATTTGGATGCCATAGGATAAGTCCAGCACCCACTTCATCAGCCATGCTATAAAGATCAAGCTCTTTACCCAATTTTCTATGATCTCTTTTATGTACTTCTTCCAGCCAATTAAGGTAATTTTTTAACTCTTCTTCTGTCCAAAATGCAGTTCCATATATTCTCTGAAGCATCTCCCTTTTTTCATCACCCCTCCAGTATGCCCCCGCTACATTTAGTAATTTAAAATGTTTTATCTGACCGGTAGAAGAGAGATGAGGCCCTCTACATAGATCTACAAAGTTACCCTGTTTATATATACATACTTCATCATCAGGAATGTCATTTATTAACTCTAACTTATAATCTTCTTTAAGATCAGCAAACAATCTAATCACATCTTCTTTCTTAAGGCATATCTTTGTAATTTCAAGATCTCTTTTTGAAATCTCCTTCATCTTTTTTTCAATTATCTCAAGGTCTTCAGGCGTAAAAGGTTCCTTTCTATATATGTCATAATAAAAACCATTTTCTATAGAAGGGCCGATTGCAAGCTTTGTTTCAGGAAAGAGTTCTTTTACAGCCTGAGCCAGTAGGTGAGCTGCTGAATGTCTTAAAACGTCCAAAGATTCTTTATCCTTATCAGTAATCGGTTTTAAAGGCTTGCCTTCCTCAAAATCCCTATAATCAACAAGCTTATCGTTGTCTAAATAACAAATAATTTGAGACATCAAAACCTCCAGATAGTGTTATTTGATAGATAATTAAATATATCACAAAATCAATTAAAAGTTTATTGATTGAGGCTTCTAAGGATATCAAAGGAAGCTGATTAATGAGGATAACTTGAATGGTGGGCGGTGTAGGAATCGAACCTACGACCTCTTGCATGTCAAGCAAGCGTTCCAACCACTGAACTAACCGCCCATTTAAATAACTGAAATATTATATCATAAAACAAAAAGAGTCAAGCTGATGGTATTTAGGAATATTATCTTTTATTAAATAATGATTTAGTGTATACTCTTCAAAATTTTCTCGTAAGATTCATTTCTTTTAGAAAATTTATTTGAATACATTGATATATCAGCCCTTTTAAAGATATTCTCAAATTCTTCATCCCTGGTATTTCCAATAGAATAACCTATACTAAAATACAAAGGAACGTCAAATTTATCCTTCAATTCTAAATAAATCGATTTAACTCTTTCTAGCAAAATTTGCATCAGATTAAAACTTGCATGAGGAATCAGAATTGCAAACTCATCCCCGCCCACCCTACAAACTATATCACTTTTACGAAAGGTTTTCCTAAGTATTTTGGCCATTCCCTGCAACGCTTTATCTCCCGCCTGATGTCCCAAAGAATCGTTGATCAGTTTCATTCCATCTACATCAAATACAAATACGCCTACCGGGTCCATTCTTCCATCACTATATTTCTTTATTTCATTTTCAAAATAGTTTCTATTATAAAGCCCCGTTAATTCATCATGAAAACTTAAATATTTTAATTTTTCGTTTTGTTGATATATATTTGATAAATCTTGAAAAACACAAAACCCATAAAACTTTCCATTAATCTCTACTAAATCCGAAACTAATAGAATGTGTTTAAATTCGTGATTTATTCTTCATGTAAACATAAGAGAAGCAGTATTTATCTTTCTCTCAAATTGTTCAATTAATACTTTTATAATATTATTACTATCTTTGCCAAAAAAGCCTTCATCCAAAGCAATAGAGTAGTGTTTAAAAAACGAAGTAAATTTCTTGCTTTTCCCAACTATATTAAAACTTTCATCTATTATACATATTGCTAAAGAAGATAAATTGAAAAACAAACATTCTGAACTTCCAAGCAGTTTACAAACTTTTTCCTGAAGATTCTTTTCCACCTTCTCCTCACAAAATCAAAAATAATCTTCGTAAGAATATCATTTTATTATAAGTTTGTCAAATAATTTGACCTTATTTAGGATTTTAGGTTCTAACCTCTAAAAAATTTATGAAACTCTTACAAAAAACTGCTGGTTATCTACAAATTCTACCCTTAGCAAGTCTTTATCAAGTAGATAGCTTATATATGCTAAAACAGAGAGTCTCATCAAAACACTTGTAGCCATATCTTTTATTGATATGTCAAACTTATCATATATAAGATTTAGGAGTTCTATTTCAGATATTTGCTTAAAACAGACATCAAGGATAAATTCCAAAATTTGATTAATAATTTTTTCGTTTTCATTCAAAATATCATGATAGTTTTCAAAAAGATCACCATGTGAAGGTATTATTCCTTTAAATTTCGAGTTTTTTAAGTAATTAAGAGTTTGTAAGGTCCCTTTTATGTCCGAGTTAAGAGGTATTTTGTGCTTGACTAAAAATTCGTAAGAAATAAAAGAATCAGCACAAAAAAGATAATTTTCAAATAAAATCCCAATTTGTCCAAATGAATGTCCCGGAAGCTCAACAATTTCAAAATCTATGTTATCAAAGTTTACCCTACCTTGAGAAACAATTCTGTCGACATTAACTTTCTTACCAAGAAAGAATTTTTGATGGAGAATTTTTGGCGGATTAGCACCACAAAAAAGATATATAGGCTCCCACAGTGGATATTCAAGTATAGATTTAGCAGGCAAAGTTGAAAGCACTTCAGTATTAAGATGTTTTACAAACCATGAAGCACCCCCAAAATGATCAGCGTGAGCATGAGTAATAACTATTTTTTTAGGAATAATTTTTTCATCATCTAATATCTTAAATGACTTCTTTGCATTATTGTCATCAATTCCAGCATCAATTAATATAGCTTCCTTTTTTTTGTTTAGTAAGAAACCTATATTCACACTAGACTTTATATATCCTAAGTGATCATTTATGTAAATTAATTGCATAATTACCTCCATCAAAAATAAGTGAAATATTAAGCAAATTATAACTTTGTTTTGATAAAATAAAAATATGGAAAACTTATTTGAAAGTGAACTTTCTTTGTCTCAGGCTATTTGCCCAAAAAATTTAGACGAATTCCTTGGGCAAAGCCACCTGCTAAGAAAAGATGGCACCATTTATAAAAGTATTATAAATGCAAAATTAAAGAGTGTAATTTTATATGGACCACCAGGAGTAGGAAAAACTACTCTTGCAAGAATAATTGCCTCTTATTCAAAAGCTAACTTTGAAACCTTAAATGCAGTTCTTAGTGGAGTACCAGAATTAAGAAAGATTATAGAAAAAGCAATAGAAGATAAAAAAAGAGGTATAGAAACCTTACTCTTTGTAGACGAGGTTCACCGATGGAACAAAGCTCAACAAGATGCTCTACTTCCAGTTCTAGAAGACAATAGTATCAGATTTGTAGGAGCTACTGTTGAAAATCCATTTTTTTATATAATTAAACCACTACTTTCAAGATCGCTATTACTTACACTCCATCCACTTAGTAAAGATGACCTTGGTAAACTATTTGATAGAGCAATAAATTATTATAAAAAGTCCAAAAATAAAGAAATTATTTTCGATTTACAAACAAAAGAATTAATAATCAATCTCGCCCAAAAGGATGCAAGATATTTGTTAAAAATAATTGAACTAATTGTAGAATCTTCAGAAGAAGATACAATAAAACTATCAAAAAACGACCTGGATGGAATAATTGAAAAAAAACTATTGTTTGATAAATCTAGCGATCAGCACTATGATACAATTTCTGCTTTTATTAAATCCATAAGGGGTAGCGATCCTGATGCAGCTATTTACTATCTAGCCCTAATGCTAAATTCAGGTGAAGACCCAAGATTTATAGCTCGAAGACTTATAATACTTGCATCTGAAGATATAGGCATGGCTGATCCATACGCTATAACAATTGCTGTAGCTACACTCGATGCAATAAATTTCGTAGGGCTCCCAGAAGCAGAAATAAACCTTGCTCATGCCACAGTCTATCTTGCCTGTGCACCAAAGAGCAATAGTGCATACATGGCACTAAATAAAGCAAAAAAATCCATTCAAGATGAGGAAATACTAAAAATACCTGAACATCTCAAAAATATTCATACAGAAGATTTAAAAAATAGATACCTTTATCCTCACGATTTTCCAGAACACTTTGTAAGACAAAGGTATCTATCCCAAAATAAGAAATTTTATTACCCATCGGATGTAGGTTTTGAAAAGAAAATCAAAGAGAGATTACAAAAATTATGGGGTGAAGAAAAATAGTTTACTTTTCAAAAACTGCTTTCATAACAATCAGCTCTTTTTCTTTGTTTCCAGGTATCACTTCATATTTACTTGAGTTAATTTTATTTATACTATATTTCCACACTGATAAAAACTCATTGAGCGTTTTAATCGGAAATTCATTTCCGGTCAATTTATAGTGCATTGGAATAACTTGTTTTGGATTAATAATGTCTACAATTCTCATTACCTCATCTGACCCAATTGTATAAAACCCACCTACAGGAATCAAAAGCAAATCAAGGTTTTCATATGGTTTCAAAGAATCCTTAGATGGCACCTCCCCTAAATCACCAAAATGAGCAAGGCTTAAGTCATCAGCAATTATTTTAAAAGCAACTATTTTCCCCCTATCCTTTCCTCCGTTATTATCATGATTAAATTGATGACCTTCGATAGAAAGGTCTTTAAACTCAAATTTTCCAGCATTTTTAAATACCTTTGGGTTACCTTTAACAACGTTAACCGCATTATGATCGAAGTGATCGTGAGATATAAAAACCACATCAACTGGAACAGAAGGTAAAGGATAACCTACCTTTTCATTAAACGGATCAAACATAAATCTTGTGCCAGCTTTTGTTTCACACACGAAACAAGAATGACCAAAATATTCAATCTTCATTTTTTAACCTCCAAAAATAAGATTTTTTTTACAGGATTTGACTAGAAACTTAAATTATTAAATATTATTTTAAATCAAAAATAAATTAAAATGTTAGAATAACCCTGTTACTTATACTTTTTTTTTTACGTATCTTTAATGAAGAGGTGATAGTTATGAAAATTTTGATTGCTGGAACGGGAGCTTTAGGAATGCTATTTGCAGCCTATCTATCAGAAAAACATG comes from Thermodesulfobium acidiphilum and encodes:
- the thrS gene encoding threonine--tRNA ligase, producing the protein MSQIICYLDNDKLVDYRDFEEGKPLKPITDKDKESLDVLRHSAAHLLAQAVKELFPETKLAIGPSIENGFYYDIYRKEPFTPEDLEIIEKKMKEISKRDLEITKICLKKEDVIRLFADLKEDYKLELINDIPDDEVCIYKQGNFVDLCRGPHLSSTGQIKHFKLLNVAGAYWRGDEKREMLQRIYGTAFWTEEELKNYLNWLEEVHKRDHRKLGKELDLYSMADEVGAGLILWHPNGGVIRTIIEDYLRKEHVKRGYEIVYTPHMMNLKIWKISGHFDFYKENMYIFENDGQEYAVKPMNCPGHMMIYNSKTRSYRDLPIRFFELGTVYRFERSGALHGLLRVRGFTQDDAHIFCTDEQLQDEIIGVLNFAKDMMELFGFKYVVSVGTRPDGSIGTDEQWNLATNSLISALKQKNIEFEIIEGDGAFYGPKIQVELIDALGRKWTGPTIQVDFALPERFNLEYADKDGTKKRPVMIHRTVVGSMERFLGALIENYAGMFPAWLSPIQIMIIPVKEDPELLEYSSQVRKRLSDEGYRAKIDKRNETLKYRIRDAELNRIPYILVIGKKEYEAKLVSLRTRGMNDEGQISIEEFIKRLSNEARIPSGN
- a CDS encoding MBL fold metallo-hydrolase, with product MQLIYINDHLGYIKSSVNIGFLLNKKKEAILIDAGIDDNNAKKSFKILDDEKIIPKKIVITHAHADHFGGASWFVKHLNTEVLSTLPAKSILEYPLWEPIYLFCGANPPKILHQKFFLGKKVNVDRIVSQGRVNFDNIDFEIVELPGHSFGQIGILFENYLFCADSFISYEFLVKHKIPLNSDIKGTLQTLNYLKNSKFKGIIPSHGDLFENYHDILNENEKIINQILEFILDVCFKQISEIELLNLIYDKFDISIKDMATSVLMRLSVLAYISYLLDKDLLRVEFVDNQQFFVRVS
- a CDS encoding EAL domain-containing protein; the protein is MDNNIFLSIINSLSGVAFTSRFIVKNRSPIIYSLNFFDNFKDKAIGGFSSERLVENNLFVENVHPDDRMKFFENFLSLGIGENSQCKLRFKTNDGNYIWLKINMIILSRDERFVEIGGVIEIISKEKNLEAIFYTIKEINRLIIKTDRENKLFQSLCDLLVDKLNYVGAFLGDIDSNKLFRLKFFAKNTPEILVEDFKKVTISVDERIPEDRGTVGNAYRTGKVFLVSDTLESESMKPWVTYYKKHGIRSACSIPLYKSGKVEFVLVIYSRTPDLFSEEYMEILDEIKSDISFALEKIDKEKNIKLLSEAIKESPEWFLIADETGTILHVNKAVERISGYSVDEVVGNKLSMFIPDFYPEDFCKELFDRISRGERCECELIRQTKNKNIFYLDTIFIPVFFDNKVYRFVELSRDITKEKLQQERISELTRLYITLSDINQLIIRTDSIRDLYQTVNEILVKDAGFSIVFFVIIDEENKLKIHSFYYQEDGLDNQYDDFLKFIEESYKEELSILIEKGFISAISIQNKEIIYYNDLTISLKTEEIKEKFKCYGFLSSSASIPIFKNNKVIGSIFCCSAKKDFFTPDILRLLNEIGTDISFALGKIEMERFNAMTSTALNSGSDFVMITDKNFKIVYVNDNTQKIFGYTKDELIGKHHSIISSRSQGLGFARRFYRTIRNGQRFADLFIYKSKSGERVYSYTTITPFLIRGEIRFYIAVGKDITQAKSLEDSLKRLKDYDPLTSLLNRNKFIESANEFISIAKYEKKLASVCIINPIGFSSINQAYGFYAGDLILCEIADRIKKTLREYDLIGKLESDMFVVLLKDIATLEDVLNIISKLNLALEKPYEISKRNEILVFFNYGVSFFPNDGENAQTLLERANIGLASIKGSKDRKIGFYKKDFEQRARMKLDLKSRLERAIINKEFILYYQPIFSIKDKSIVGAEALLRWKNNGQVILPMEFIPILEEMGRISDVERFVVDNVCNKLMDWEKREKNIVPISINLSERSFKDENFRKYVIYTIKKYEVRRRMFGIELVERTFVEDFERCLIMLKKFDREGISISLDDFGTGFSSFNYLYRLKLDSLKIDKSFLNNIEKDIRAKSIVESIIFLNKRLNLKTIAEGVETLDQLKILEELGCEYVQGFLLAKPMPEEKFEELIKS
- a CDS encoding TetR/AcrR family transcriptional regulator, coding for MDIEDKILKVSLEYFSQKGYSQVRISDIAKEADIGKGTVYLYFNSKKDLFYSTIEYAFRKLSEILWSGKDFNSILSLRAFVYDYFDNWELASKLGSLVLNGLSLGDKTFYNELRSMRDKYIIEDLDKIVRNLIEVNIIREINERMISLFIWGNLVFFTTLVLKGEEIKLNKKEIWQMIFSGLTSGLIR
- a CDS encoding GGDEF domain-containing protein — protein: MNHEFKHILLVSDLVEINGKFYGFCVFQDLSNIYQQNEKLKYLSFHDELTGLYNRNYFENEIKKYSDGRMDPVGVFVFDVDGMKLINDSLGHQAGDKALQGMAKILRKTFRKSDIVCRVGGDEFAILIPHASFNLMQILLERVKSIYLELKDKFDVPLYFSIGYSIGNTRDEEFENIFKRADISMYSNKFSKRNESYEKILKSIH
- a CDS encoding CC/Se motif family (seleno)protein → MAIHISADAKSYIAKNGNTIYFDDYPTIGTCVGDIKFPPSVKLGTPKDSSKFEVTKIDTVIIYLPKDIQYNRDLTIKLKKTLGKYQLVIDGWKYV
- a CDS encoding replication-associated recombination protein A; its protein translation is MENLFESELSLSQAICPKNLDEFLGQSHLLRKDGTIYKSIINAKLKSVILYGPPGVGKTTLARIIASYSKANFETLNAVLSGVPELRKIIEKAIEDKKRGIETLLFVDEVHRWNKAQQDALLPVLEDNSIRFVGATVENPFFYIIKPLLSRSLLLTLHPLSKDDLGKLFDRAINYYKKSKNKEIIFDLQTKELIINLAQKDARYLLKIIELIVESSEEDTIKLSKNDLDGIIEKKLLFDKSSDQHYDTISAFIKSIRGSDPDAAIYYLALMLNSGEDPRFIARRLIILASEDIGMADPYAITIAVATLDAINFVGLPEAEINLAHATVYLACAPKSNSAYMALNKAKKSIQDEEILKIPEHLKNIHTEDLKNRYLYPHDFPEHFVRQRYLSQNKKFYYPSDVGFEKKIKERLQKLWGEEK
- a CDS encoding MBL fold metallo-hydrolase, translating into MKIEYFGHSCFVCETKAGTRFMFDPFNEKVGYPLPSVPVDVVFISHDHFDHNAVNVVKGNPKVFKNAGKFEFKDLSIEGHQFNHDNNGGKDRGKIVAFKIIADDLSLAHFGDLGEVPSKDSLKPYENLDLLLIPVGGFYTIGSDEVMRIVDIINPKQVIPMHYKLTGNEFPIKTLNEFLSVWKYSINKINSSKYEVIPGNKEKELIVMKAVFEK